Proteins found in one Oryza glaberrima chromosome 4, OglaRS2, whole genome shotgun sequence genomic segment:
- the LOC127772130 gene encoding uncharacterized protein LOC127772130 isoform X2: protein MDSTADVGGEDEHEIVQEDLYLDDDDEQFDVDLNEDDEMEEAEPKREQNLVKVGMEAWNQSFGATCKVRLIHILKNLHTAEIKIYSDASREFIELLDGDPEGEVLREYVQQSPRLVELAEAWRLHREKPGMAYILSLFATVLGHPGGKLRRHGLVKKSLDGVARMILEDKEKMGDMYLELNSGEFRRQNAALDLLAAIVRRGGGLASEIAKSFDFKMAVLPQLSGVRKKRGGRDGGNQKKGTDFGSTRQSFVGFAMSFLEVGNPRMLRWILQQRELYSGVLRGIGDDDTDTIVYILSTLRNNVLVDESLVPPGLRSVLFGSATLEQLSLISGNLDAGEAADIAHEVLIMVCTDPKNGLMPSSNLRGNQKRLLDLMKKLKATEVVHHKNLLLAIVSKSLSLCSAYMNEFPYSIEPRPSSSWFSAISLAADMISSVNCNGIFQNLLSTSHDLVSVDDEQVQVLLKCIVPNMCTRAVINRGLLHSDDLVKHGALRLVFESVNLLCDVIEVINDIVSNARVKSEHDNSTKVTVKIDGFPGLSCCTSADASIVHEVLHGDKMHVDRWITLREYIQDVVRGAIPDPQVLLKLLSSASQKHQNYSQSKQKKHAQLEPPRKKRRRGATDEDADIIIGGIDVELSRDEPEEQEMDLANDHTTILCEIWGLNKQDPKIKDAKVVGDVFHSKLLDVLRFYLRVMPSSFDGSFDFFKVMPPNPLDLSMDEQQSLLSLLVEYSGQSDGYWCPEKVPESMYKYLQPLIDIMLHSQVKSICDKAYILVKAALASSGAFDQNIAEIDAWLAFLPCYKAKVCEREGLGVEASNRLSHIVTPFLCDAISVVGNNLYKYQEHIRKLISKFNQFEGYSPSFSPLIVCVLQKCLRLLDSESASVKLHEKSIISLYVCNTVYLIMQSQVDVLLLPDLVGTILNERLGKFSSEEINSRICFAEWRPLMYLLHILRSISDQKSSSLFSTLEHSSEVYANSLCSVTRTIEEMSNQQPTNLPDDIATSFLYSVICAPPDDVISSFPKLLHVLKTHFPSNLPFLSSVLFLQHDYLAKVASYCPDMFFSSLRQIKGNLDVDSVNIVEDKWGKHSTCSESAVISTFLNVTPFCALLPSVLSLAFSAPDEITKAHPLLQDELVHLLQAKISESPLSELTIFLRVVLFWSHHLLSSYTVKCSDILAQLCGVCFSLIDSIFERIRVLTADTANSKSSVAFYPVECLNGIVESVVQHPIIGLSLSCSLSNFQDLADGSVEYVKEDFASFSKEKLHLADSFVLNLLSNLYGLVLLAGSFGANYSNNDDQSLESLFGPPKLLLERILLLFKEKFELCMEKRNFGLFLPNFYMFRTLAKFVSPVRLLELANWMFSTFEGFSSSSPAYAPAAFCCLYTADIAFEMLYDYLQQIDQRSGPCRLWGLEIHNCDIATIQQVYNIILHFATKLNLEFADLCLLKMLIRIHHTEISAVRNTDYIALHMMLSTMVANTPIDILHHCMFPTSKVKAKAIQLLLGANPMHMRLFGKLLTDILKKDTSVMQVVGSDSNASWTHEDSFILLLPAALSFIEHHSGGNRQCVDFLEPVPVFYREILLSDNGFPCWKSFVTRSIFEEDFSDFRHTSVEDIMNYFGDTLLGKSITMLRYYFYSKEIPRKQRLKIIASICPQSSELLDSDISFVTPVSCNGIMKLTSELFAKISLIRMLLSPPRGSLNNEIAPEKESKRVNNAKLSFISILVRTLDKIFRNFPHSDGILLSSPEEQNVVSCLEYAILKNIVELSSEIQSHLNQLKPIPFLNQLIRSSLLHRFSDPVVIKAIRCILVVLSEGKFPADEILELILGHSHFVSTITCSGVSECPSACNPTGGLLQPAPSILKSVDSAFAKENKFQDCIPERRKVEIIRLLRVLYDIKSRQHNSSLLDESRELGFLLLSVYGATLSETDLEILHLMNEIESSECKAITDVDHLWGKAAVKFREELKLEFSASDTHKMENAEISDRRRSLFRENIPIDSKLCVMTALQFCYRRSSRASIFSLEQLQQDNFGDIFKATSQSMDAVRIYDPVFILRFSIHTLLMGYIEPVEFSRLGLLAITLVSISSPDEDLRKLGYESLGTFKKSLEASQKSKETWQLQLLLTYLQNGISEQWQRIPSVIAIFAAEASLTLLDSSHTQFATISKFLMHSASVNLQSIPLFPALLRSNAVHFKSDRLWMLQLLYAGSNLADDAKIYKRGGVLELALSYGSSAVSDSETKLLTLQVLKKCVKLPVLAHHLTKDSGLLLWLSSVISSHVEGLDSVKNSYSSTVIGSALEVVNDLTSSRLIAEWLQETALEQLSRISKYLYVLVEDMKLLKGNVPLLTSVLNVIASTMRLSMKRKIYQPHFSLSLHGIHKLCRTIGSISRSIEVKLAMQLGIDVILMNGPLPVLSEMDKSMTATVVSWATSNIFWLYDEQRSVLKMPHEEPLKNECLLSKMLRWLVASIILGKISCISHEKCGDLTRDANNFGSLESFLNYTYDEKVETVGSHSADEALAIIILYLQKHLKMNRDFLPSVVAALCLLLLDRSNKQAIRNFIGGYGQIEMRCSQIQCPAEANPAWRWHYYQPWKDPAMHRNEAEHLEEEQACQSLLVMFSNSFSAGLSGFPVLSLGDVEKSGLFQWERDSILK, encoded by the exons ATGGACTCCACCGCCGACGTTGGAGGTGAAGACGAGCATGAAATCGTCCAAGAGGATTTATATCTCG atgacgacgacgagcagtTCGATGTTGATCTCAATGAAGACGATGAGATGGAGGAAGCGGAACCCAAACGGGAGCAAAATTTGGTTAAGGTGGGGATGGAGGCCTGGAACCAGTCATTCGGAGCAACCTGTAAGGTCAGGCTAATCCATATCCTTAAAAACCTCCACACCGCCGAGATCAAAATCTACTCCGACGCGTCGAGGGAGTTCATTGAGCTATTGGATGGTGACCCTGAGGGTGAGGTGCTGCGGGAGTATGTGCAGCAGTCGCCACGGCTCGTGGAGCTGGCTGAGGCATGGCGATTGCATAGGGAGAAGCCAGGGATGGCTTACATACTTTCGCTCTTTGCTACTGTCTTAGGACACCCTGGCGGTAAGTTGCGGCGGCATGGTTTGGTTAAGAAGAGCCTGGATGGAGTTGCTAGGATGATACTGGAGGATAAGGAGAAGATGGGCGACATGTATCTGGAGCTGAACAGTGGTGAGTTCCGGAGGCAGAATGCTGCGCTTGATTTGCTGGCTGCAATTGTTAGGCGTGGTGGAGGGTTGGCGTCGGAGATTGCTAAGAGCTTTGATTTCAAGATGGCTGTTTTGCCGCAGCTCTCGGGGGTGCGGAAGAAGAGAGGTGGCAGAGATGGGGGGAATCAGAAGAAGGGAACTGATTTCGGATCCACAAGGCAATCGTTTGTTGGGTTTGCCATGTCATTCTTGGAGGTTGGGAACCCGAGGATGCTAAGATGGATCCTTCAACAAAGGGAGCTCTATTCAGGGGTTCTTCGTGGGATCGGAGACGATGATACTGATACCATTGTCTATATCCTCTCAACGTTGCGGAATAATGTCTTGGTAGATGAGTCACTTGTCCCACCAGGGCTCCGGAGTGTCCTTTTTGGTAGTGCCACACTGGAACAACTGAGCTTGATATCTGGGAATTTGGATGCGGGGGAGGCAGCTGACATTGCTCATGAGGTGTTAATCATGGTGTGTACTGATCCAAAAAATGGACTGATGCCAAGCTCAAACCTGAGAGGTAACCAGAAACGTCTGCTGGATCTCATGAAGAAGTTGAAAGCTACTGAGGTCGTTCACCACAAGAATTTGTTGCTGGCTATTGTGAGTAAGAGTTTGTCTCTTTGTTCAGCGTACATGAATGAATTCCCTTACAGCATTGAACCACGCCCATCCTCCTCATG GTTTTCTGCCATATCCCTAGCAGCGGACATGATATCTTCAGTAAACTGTAATGGCATCTTTCAAAATCTTTTGTCCACTTCACATGATCTGGTATCTGTTGATGATGAGCAAGTGCAAGTACTGTTGAAGTGCATTGTGCCCAATATGTGCACTCGAGCAGTGATAAACAGGGGGCTTCTGCATTCTGATGATCTTGTAAAGCACGGTGCTCTGAGACTTGTTTTTGAATCAGTCAACCTTCTGTGCGATGTAATTGAAGTAATCAATGACATAGTATCAAATGCTAGGGTAAAGTCAGAACATGATAATTCAACAAAAGTGACAGTCAAAATAGACGGTTTTCCAGGATTAAGCTGTTGTACTTCAGCAGATGCATCCATTGTACATGAGGTTCTACATGGAGACAAAATGCACGTCGATAGGTGGATAACTCTGAGAGAATATATTCAAGATGTAGTTCGTGGAGCTATACCTGATCCGCAGGTTCTTCTCAAGCTACTCTCTTCTGCTAGTCAGAAGCATCAAAATTATTCTCAGAGTAAACAAAAGAAACATGCACAGCTTGAGCCTCCTCGAAAGAAAAGGAGACGTGGAGCCACAGATGAGGATGCTGATATTATTATTGGCGGGATTGATGTTGAGTTGTCTAGGGATGAGCCTGAAGAGCAAGAGATGGACTTGGCAAATGATCATACTACTATTCTGTGTGAGATATGGGGTCTAAATAAGCAAGATCCAAAGATCAAAGATGCAAAAGTGGTTGGAGATGTTTTCCACTCAAAGTTGCTTGATGTTCTCAGGTTCTATCTG AGGGTAATGCCTAGCTCTTTTGATGGATCATTTGACTTCTTCAAGGTTATGCCGCCTAATCCTTTGGATCTGTCCATGGATGAACAGCAGTCCCTTTTATCTCTTTTAGTTGAGTATTCAGGTCAATCTGATGGATATTGGTGCCCAGAAAAAGTTCCAGAATCTATGTACAAGTATTTGCAACCTCTGATTGACATTATGTTGCATTCGCAAGTTAAGAGCATCTGTGATAAAGCATATATTTTAGTTAAAGCTGCTCTGGCGAGTTCTGGCGCTTTTGATCAGAACATTGCAGAGATTGATGCATGGTTGGCTTTCTTGCCGTGTTACAAGGCCAAAGTTTGTGAAAGAGAGGGCTTAGGAGTTGAAGCATCTAATAGACTGTCACACATTGTGACCCCTTTCCTTTGTGATGCCATTTCAGTAGTTGGGAACAATCTGTACAAATACCAAGAGCATATCCGTAAGCTTATCTCTAAATTTAACCAGTTTGAAG GCTATTCTCCATCTTTCAGTCCTTTGATTGTTTGTGTTCTCCAGAAATGTCTTAGGCTACTAGACTCGGAGTCTGCAAGTGTGAAATTACATGAGAAGTCTATAATTTCATTATATGTGTGCAACACAGTCTACCTTATTATGCAGTCACAG GTAGATGTGCTTTTATTGCCTGATCTTGTAGGCACCATCCTAAATGAGAGACTCGGTAAATTTTCATCAGAGGAAATAAATTCTAGGATTTGTTTTGCTGAATGGAGGCCACTGATGTATTTGTTGCATATCTTGAGGAGTATTTCTGACCAAAAGAGTTCTAGTTTGTTCAGCACCCTTGAGCATTCGTCTGAAGTTTATGCAAATTCTTTGTGTTCTGTAACTAGAACAATTGAGGAAATGTCAAATCAGCAACCCACCAATTTACCAGATGATATAGCAACATCATTCTTATATTCAGTCATATGTGCACCACCAGATGATGTTATCAGTAGCTTTCCGAAGCTTCTTCATGTTCTGAAGACACATTTTCCTTCTAATCTGCCGTTCTTGTCATCAGTTCTTTTTCTGCAACATGATTATCTAGCTAAGGTTGCTAGTTATTGCCCAGACATGTTCTTCAGCAGTCTCAGGCAGATCAAGGGAAATCTTGATGTTGATAGTGTCAATATTGTTGAGGACAAATGGGGAAAGCACTCAACTTGTTCAGAATCAGCTGTGATAAGTACTTTTCTAAATGTGACTCCATTTTGTGCACTCTTACCATCAGTATTAAGCCTCGCATTTTCAGCACCAGATGAAATCACAAAGGCACATCCATTACTTCAAGATGAGCTTGTACATCTTCTTCAAGCTAAGATTTCTGAAAGCCCATTAAGTGAGTTGACAATTTTCTTGAGAGTCGTCTTATTTTGGAGCCATCACTTGCTGTCATCATACACTGTGAAGTGTTCAGATATTCTTGCACAGTTGTGTGGTGTTTGCTTCTCTCTTATTGACAGCATCTTCGAGCGCATTCGAGTTTTGACTGCTGATACTGCTAACTCAAAATCTTCAGTGGCATTCTATCCAGTTGAATGTCTTAATGGCATTGTTGAGTCTGTTGTCCAGCATCCTATAATTGGCCTGTCTTTGTCATGCTCTTTATCCAATTTTCAAGACTTAGCAGATGGGAGTGTGGAATATGTGAAAGAAGATTTTGCTAGTTTTTCTAAGGAAAAGCTACACCTTGCTGATAGTTTTGTTTTAAATCTTCTGAGTAATCTATATGGCCTTGTATTATTAGCTGGTAGTTTTGGAGCTAACTACTCTAATAATGATGATCAATCCCTTGAGTCACTGTTTGGCCCTCCGAAGCTACTGCTTGAGAGAATACTACTGTTGTTCAAGGAGAAGTTTGAACTCTGCATGGAGAAAAGGAACTTTGGACTGTTTTTGCCAAATTTTTACATGTTCCGTACACTGGCAAAATTTGTATCTCCTGTCAGACTCCTGGAACTTGCAAACTGGATGTTCTCAACGTTTGAAGGTTTCAGTTCCAGTTCACCTGCATATGCTCCCGCTGCATTTTGTTGTCTATACACTGCCGATATTGCCTTCGAAATGCTATATGACTATTTACAACAAATTGATCAGAGATCAGGACCCTGTCGATTATGGGGCTTGGAGATTCATAATTGTGATATTGCCACCATTCAGCAAGTTTATAATATCATTCTTCATTTTGCTACTAAATTGAATCTTGAATTTGCTGATCTTTGCTTGCTGAAGATGTTAATTCGTATCCACCATACAGAAATATCTGCAGTTAGGAACACTGATTATATTGCATTACACATGATGTTATCAACAATGGTGGCCAACACTCCCATTGACATTCTTCATCACTGCATGTTTCCCACATCTAAGGTTAAAGCTAAAGCTATACAGTTGCTTTTGGGAGCAAATCCTATGCACATGCGCCTTTTTGGAAAATTGCTCACGGATATTCTGAAAAAAGACACTTCTGTTATGCAAGTCGTGGGTTCCGATTCTAATGCTTCATGGACTCATGAGGATAGTTTTATACTTTTGTTGCCTGCTGCCTTATCATTCATAGAGCATCATAGTGGTGGCAATAGACAGTGTGTTGACTTCCTTGAGCCAGTTCCAGTCTTCTATCGTGAAATTCTTTTGAGTGATAATGGCTTCCCATGTTGGAAAAGTTTTGTTACTAGAAGTATTTTTGAGGAAGATTTTAGTGACTTTAGACACACATCAGTTGAAGATATAATGAATTATTTCGGTGACACTCTCTTGGGGAAGTCAATAACTATGCTACGGTATTATTTCTATTCGAAAGAGATACCTCGGAAGCAACGATTAAAGATAATTGCTTCAATTTGCCCACAATCATCTGAGCTCTTAGATTCTGACATCAGTTTTGTTACTCCTGTTTCATGCAACGGTATTATGAAGCTTACTAGTGAGTTATTTGCAAAGATATCACTGATTAGGATGTTGTTATCTCCTCCTAGAGGATCGTTGAACAATGAAATAGCCCCAGAGAAGGAGTCCAAGCGAGTCAACAATGCAAAGCTGAGTTTTATAAGCATATTGGTCAGAACGTTGGATAAAATATTCAGGAATTTCCCTCATAGTGATGGCATCTTACTTTCCTCTCCTGAGGAACAAAATGTCGTCAGTTGTTTGGAGTATGCAATCCTCAAGAACATTGTTGAGTTGTCTTCGGAGATTCAGTCACATCTGAACCAGTTGAAGCCAATACCTTTCCTCAACCAATTGATCAGATCATCCCTCTTACATAGATTCAGTGATCCTGTTGTAATAAAAGCAATCCGATGCATACTTGTTGTATTATCTGAAGGGAAGTTTCCTGCTGACGAAATTCTTGAACTCATACTGGGTCACTCCCATTTTGTGTCGACAATAACCTGCAGTGGAGTTTCCGAGTGCCCATCTGCTTGTAATCCCACTGGGGGCCTGCTTCAGCCAGCACCAAGTATTTTAAAATCAGTTGATTCtgcttttgcaaaagaaaacaagTTCCAAGACTGCATTCCAGAAAGGAGGAAAGTAGAAATCATCAGGTTACTCAGGGTACTGTATGATATTAAGAGTAGGCAACATAACAGTAGCCTATTGGATGAATCAAGGGAGCTTGGTTTCTTGCTTTTATCTGTTTATGGTGCAACTCTTAGTGAAACAGATCTAGAGATACTTCACCTTATGAATGAGATAGAGTCATCTGAGTGCAAAGCCATTACTGATGTGGATCATCTTTGGGGAAAGGCAGCTGTGAAATTTAGAGAAGAACTGAAGCTAGAATTTTCAGCATCTGATACGCACAAAATGGAAAATGCGGAAATTAGTGATAGGCGAAGGTCGCTATTCCGCGAGAACATACCCATTGATTCTAAGCTCTGTGTCATGACTGCCTTACAATTTTGCTATAGAAGATCTTCAAGAGCTTCTATTTTTTCACTGGAACAGCTTCAGCAAGATAATTTTGGCGATATTTTCAAG GCAACATCTCAAAGCATGGATGCGGTTCGGATTTATGATCCTGTGTTTATCTTGCGCTTCTCAATCCATACTCTTCTGATGGGCTATATTGAACCTGTTGAATTTTCCCGACTAGGGCTACTTGCAATAACATTAGTTAGCATATCATCTCCCGATGAAGACTTAAGGAAGCTGGGTTATGAATCTCTAGGAACATTCAAAAAATCATTGGAG GCTTCTCAGAAAAGCAAGGAAACATGGCAGCTCCAGCTTCTTTTGACATATCTACAGAATGGGATATCTGAACAATGGCAGAGGATACCTTCTGTTATTGCTATTTTTGCCGCAGAAGCATCTTTGACACTACTTGATAGCTCTCATACTCAGTTTGCTACAATTAGTAAGTTTTTGATGCATTCTGCCTCTGTCAACCTTCAG AGCATTCCATTATTTCCAGCATTGTTAAGGAGTAATGCTGTGCATTTCAAATCTGACCGCTTGTGGATGCTTCAGTTGTTATATGCTGGATCAAACCTAGCAGATGATGCTAAGATATACAAAAGAGGAGGTGTTTTAGAGCTTGCTCTTTCCTATGGTTCTTCGGCTGTTTCAGATTCTGAAACAAAGCTTTTAACCCTCCAG GTGCTAAAGAAGTGTGTAAAACTTCCCGTTCTGGCTCATCATTTAACAAAAGACTCTGGCCTTCTGTTGTGGTTATCCTCTGTAATCTCATCTCATGTCGAAGGGCTGGACAGTGTAAAAAACTCCTATTCTTCTACAGTAATTGGGTCAGCGTTGGAG GTAGTGAATGATTTGACATCATCAAGATTAATTGCAGAATGGCTCCAAGAAACCGCCCTTGAGCAACTCTCAAGAATATCTAAATACCTTTATGTCCTTGTTGAAGATATGAAATTGTTGAAAGGAAATGTTCCATTGCTAACTTCAGTGCTAAATGTGATTGCATCAACGATGAGGTTGTCTATGAAAAGGAAGATTTACCAACCACATTTCTCTTTATCCCTCCATGGCATACATAAATTGTGCCGAACTATTGGTAGCATCTCAAGAAGCATAGAAGTTAAGCTTGCAATGCAACTTGGCATTGATGTCATTCTTATGAATGGTCCTCTGCCAGTTTTGTCTGAAATG GATAAGTCGATGACAGCAACTGTTGTTTCATGGGCAACTTCTAACATCTTCTGGTTGTATGATGAACAAAGATCTGTACTGAAAATGCCACATGAAGAGCCACTAAAAAACGAGTGCCTACTTTCTAAGATGCTGCGCTGGTTAGTGGCTTCCATAATTCTTGGGAAAATCTCCTGCATCTCTCATGAAAAGTGTGGAGACCTTACAAGGGATGCCAACAATTTTGGATCTCTTGAATCTTTCTTGAACTATACATATGATGAAAAGGTTGAAACTGTTGGCAGTCACAGTGCAGATGAGGCACTAGCTATAATTATACTGTACCTGCAAAAACATCTGAAAATGAACCGAGATTTTTTGCCATCTGTGGTGGCTGCTCTTTGCTTGTTGCTTCTTGACAGATCCAATAAACAAG CTATCAGAAACTTCATTGGCGGTTATGGACAAATCGAAATGCGGTGCTCACAGATACAATGTCCAGCTGAAGCTAATCCTGCATGGAGATG GCATTATTATCAACCTTGGAAGGATCCTGCTATGCATCGCAATGAGGCAGAGCACCTAGAAGAAGAGCAGGCCTGCCAAAGCCTCCTGGTTATGTTTTCTAACAGCTTCAGTGCTGGGCTTTCAGGTTTTCCTGTGTTGTCACTTGGTGATGTTGAGAAGTCTGGCCTATTTCAGTGGGAAAGAGATTCCATACTTAAATAG